A window of Glycine soja cultivar W05 chromosome 2, ASM419377v2, whole genome shotgun sequence genomic DNA:
TTGTATGAGTTGTTTTCGACTTTTTATATCGATTTCAAGAATATGTGAAATCTTTATATTTAAGggggaaaaaaaatagtaaaacacTTTCAAAATGAAAAGCCAATCACGAAGGTGCTATTTTCAAAAGAAAGGAAGTAAAAGTGAATAATCACGAGATATAAACTTGATTTCCAATAATGATTAATAATGTAagctttatatttatttaaggggaaatttttgtccttgttgaaaacgttttccaaaaaatcggtaattatttcttaaaatttagactaaaataaatatagactATTAGTAAACCAATCCTTCCAACTTAACATATTCTATGcgtataaataaagttaaaaataattgatcattgatattaaaatttaattataaatattttttctaaaattattcactatttttattatcttactGTCACAaactatttcttttctttcattaccattgttatttattattcttgtcATCATTATCACACTGTGACAATGACGATGACACATTGGTGGTCTTATGGTTtgtaaagttaattttatagcAAAATTTTGATCagcaaaggtaaaaaaaaaaacatatgttggATTTACAATGCACGCTGCaacattttcattaaaacagaCATGCTCTTTAACTTGTAACTAGTTCCATAATAACACCACTATTACTTTTGTTTCTTAATGTTTAATTGATAGACAAAtgtgtttttgaaaaataaaaatataaaatttaatttttaaaaatataaaaaatgtaacaaatatattatgttattaatttttgttcatcAGCGTAATAAAGTCATGTATGTGgtatgatatatttatttttatgtcacTCTGATCTTTGTTTTCATAACAAATTTATCTTTCTATCTACATGGGAGATGACTTTATTAAAGGTAAACAACGAAAGGTTAACTGTATGATATATTTGTTACACTTtcaatgattatatttttatctttaagtaGATATTTGTCAATAATTCTCAAGTGTTGTTGCTGCCTGTAATGCTAATAATTACAATTGGCAATTAGTTAATTAGCCTATATTACTAATAATAGCAGGAATTCAGAgagaaaaaacaacaacaatggaGACGTCGAAGACCATCTCTGCCGCACTGAAACTCTTCGACGCAAAGAAAGAGAATCTCAAGAAAGCCTACTACGATCTCCAAAGTCACTCCTCTCTTCTCGCTccttccttctctctctcatGGTCCCACCTCGACGCCCACTTCACCTCCCTCCACACCTCCCTCTCACACCGCTTCCACCTCCTTCAGTCCCTCGAATCCCAACAACAATACCCACCATCCTCTCCCTCCAAATACCTCAGCTTTCCACCCTCCCCCACCGACCCATCATCGCAAAACGGCACCGCATTGCCCAAAAATCCCTCCGAACAAATTCTCACGCTCTGCAACAACATGGACGGAAAAGGGTTGAGGGACTACGTCGGGGACCATTTAAAAGACAAGGCTGCAATCGAGGATACGCTTCGGAGTGCACTCAAGAGTGCCTCTGATGCTGCCGCATCGATGCTTCTCGATTCGTTGGACGGTGTTGTGGGCGCGAATGTGGTGAAAGATGACAAGGAATTGCGCAAGAGGAAGAGGACTTGCAGTTTTTTGTTCAAGCAGTTGAGGGCTGCTGCGTCTGTGTCTTTGAGTTTTAAGGAGAAGTTAAGAGCCAATCGGTTGTGTGTGGACTGGAAGCGAAGCTTGATGAGGGATGGTTGTGTGGATGGTGTTGGGGCCATGGCTTTCTTGCATTTTGTGGCGGCTTATGGCTTGCTCTCTGAATTGACCGTGCATGAGATTCTCACCTTCTCTGTT
This region includes:
- the LOC114402915 gene encoding truncated FRIGIDA-like protein 1 isoform X2; translation: METSKTISAALKLFDAKKENLKKAYYDLQSHSSLLAPSFSLSWSHLDAHFTSLHTSLSHRFHLLQSLESQQQYPPSSPSKYLSFPPSPTDPSSQNGTALPKNPSEQILTLCNNMDGKGLRDYVGDHLKDKAAIEDTLRSALKSASDAAASMLLDSLDGVVGANVVKDDKELRKRKRTCSFLFKQLRAAASVSLSFKEKLRANRLCVDWKRSLMRDGCVDGVGAMAFLHFVAAYGLLSELTVHEILTFSVIAASNDELAELYWSAGLTDKAPGLVQKLIDRSKHILAVKFVFEFNLAHKIPPVPILEAHVNESQKLVKRLSEEGKSLSEITAREIHALKSAIKVIESHNLQSEYPPESLQQRIEQLMKHKANVKYAASAFSAKPPPHQQQQSGIKRPRMSEPVGSASVLNSASGASSTVHYQQPHFQSSVIG